Below is a genomic region from Miscanthus floridulus cultivar M001 chromosome 1, ASM1932011v1, whole genome shotgun sequence.
GCCGGGGATTGCGGTTGTGAACTTGGTTCCTAAGCGGTcgccctccctctccccctttgccgCCCTCTTTCACCCAGGGGGTTTGGCGGGGCGCTCCAAGGCTCTTTGATGGGCAGACGATGACCTCCTTGATGACTCCGATGCGGATGCATCGCCGAACTCCTCCCTAACCCCCTACCTCGACGTGATTCTCTAAGAGTCACAACCGCCGAGGACGTCAGCACCGCCTGCGATGGCCTGTTCCATGACTGTTGGTGTCGTCAATGGGGGGCAACGTAGGCGCATCAGCCATCGTCGGCCACGACCGAGGCTCATCCATGGGCTTCCTGTCCGTGGCAAGGATGCGGGAGCCGATAGCATTTGGGCTACACGGCGCGTGCCAGCCGATTTGAGGCTCAGACCACACTCCGGCAACAACAGGCGTATCTCTACTCCGAATGCTGGCGCGAGGTCCTATCGCAGGGAACGGCCAAGCGGCTCTGACGGGGCACGCACTGTGCATCCTGCATGTTCGGAGGAACGTCCACCCTCCGCCCGCTTTCTGCCAACCTACGTGGGAAGTGCTTCAATTGTCTCTGGTCCTCGCACCGAGTGGCGACATGTAGGCTACCCCGCATTGCCTATGCTATAAGGGTTTCGGACATCTCACGCGCGACTGCAAGGGATGGCGGCAGAAGCCTCTTACAGCTACTGGCACATGTGGCCAGCCATGACCACTTGTCTGGGACCGTACCTCAACCACCCAGCCGCCCGCCAACGACTGTCCAGTGGAGTCGGGTGGAGTTATGCCTGCGTTGACTACTGTTGCGTCTATCGACCGAGggcagcggcggtggtggtgaaTGAGGCGGCAGCGGACAAGATGTTGGAGATGGACGGTGGTAGAACCACCGACTCCTCTAGGGACGCTGCAGCTGACAGCAGCAAGACCGCCGGCACCACTGCGGCACCAGAAATCACTGTCGTACCTGACTATACTACCCAGGAGGGTCACAATGAGCCCACCATCGAGGTTTGGGGCCTTTGCGAGCTCGATCTATTGCTCACACAATTCTTGGATGCCACGCACACCGCACACAACGTCTTAGAGGACTCGATGATAAAGGAGATTGCAGCCTCGCTCGTGGTCTGTCGGACGACCACCGGTGATCGCCTTGGCATCCTTGCTTAGATGGCAACGGGCTTCGCTCCATGGTCACGCCACCTCGGGTGGTGCAGACCACCCCCTCAGGAGTTACTGCCCCTACGGAGGACGAGGAAGGCGGTCCAACTAGCTTTGGTCCACCCGAGGCCACGGTGGATGCTTCAGTACGCCGCCTCAGGAGGACCGCACGGTCGACGTCAGCGACAGCTTCGTCGCACGCCGCCTCAAGAGCTTCACCAGGCACGTGCGGAAGAAGGTCGACTCTCTGCTTATTCGTGAGCCTCCCAAGCAGCCCCCTGCTAAGCCGGTGATGCCATGGCGAAGCAGACGGTTGGCGGCTCAGATGCTCTCTCGAGTACCTGCTTCCAAGCAAGGTAAGGTGCTGATCATGCAGCGTATGTGCTACACCAAGGGTCCATCAACGCCATTTGCGTCGGAGCTAGAGGCATTTGACAAGATCTTCGACGGTGCATACAGCGTCGAAGCGCTGGACGCGCTCTTCATGAATGGTGGAAAGGGCTCGTTCAGGTAGCTGTGAAGATGCAAGGCCCCCTCCTAGGTCACACCGCTACATCGGTATTGATTGTTTTCTTTTATATAATATCGAAACTAGAGATCTTCTGCTAGGATGGTCCAGCTATGACTATTTTAGGTCGACCTCCTTTTAGCGCTCGGTATATGCGTGTTGTCTGTAtgtttaaactcttcttcttaatacaatggtacgcaaatcttttgcgtattcgagaaaaaatacAGTTTATGTATTCGTTGCACGCTTTGGGAACTAACTCACCTGATTTATGCTCTTGAAGGACACTTATTCAGAGGAAGAAGTGAAAGAAGCATTCAAAATGTTTGACAAAGACCGGGATGGCTATATTTCTACAGCTAAGGTAAACCCCTCGATTAAGCATGTTCTTACCTACTCGATCACTATATTGTCAATTCTTTCTATAGAGGGACATCTACTCGAGATTTCCAAATAATAAACTTCTGGCATCAGTTAATATCATTTGACTCTGCAGCTCCGTGACATGATGGCAAACCTTGGGGAGCAACTGACTGACGAGGAGGTCAAAGGATGATACAGGAGGCAGACATGAACGGTGATGGTCTTGTGAGCTATGATGAGTTCAAACAAAGGATGCTGCTCAAATGAGTAGAAGAAGCACTATGACATAGAACATGTTGTTGTTGTCTGACTAACTGCTTAGACAAGAGTACATGATGGTTGATCCTCTTGATGCTAGTTACAGTACCCGTCGCCGGTATGTAATTCCCCTTTGTAAACCACCTAGGCTTCTTATATGCAAAGTTTCTACGAAGATAGGGTACATGGTTAGCACCTTTTGCCAACTGGATTGTTAATGCTGAGGTTTGGAAAGTTTTGCCAAAGTTAGTGTACATTCATAGAGTATTTTTGTTGTTTGTCTGATGCAGAGCTGTATCGTGTGGATTTGATCGCTTGGATCAACACTGCAGCTGCTGTAGAGTCTAGCATCATTACCATTCTAGATTGGCTCTAAACCCAGATAAAATGCCAATAGTTTATTGCTTGGAAATCTTGACTAGTGTGTAGATGCTTGTCTAAAAAAGATAATTGGGAGCAGAGTGATCGGATGGATAAGAGCATGCAGAAACAAGGAGTTTACCTCATCTGCAATATAGCCATTCTGGCCCTTGTCAAACAGTTTGACTGCTTCTCTCAATTCTTCCTTTTAATCAATGTCCTTCGAGGAAATAAATCAGGTGAGCTAGCACACAATATGCAGATGTGCTTGTGCTGCTAGTCCCATTCTAAAGCTTTGCATCCCTGCTGCCCTCGTGGGCTCAGGTAGTCAGGTTTGCGACTGCACCCAGTGATGAATAACTGAAGGTGCATCACCAGTAGAAATACGCATGCACTATAGTTGCGAATTGCGACACATCATCGGGGCAAGGAAAGACCTGATCGGAACTAGTGAGCTCCATGGCACTACACAGGCATGCAGTTGCGTGCTCTGGATCAGGGCTCAGGACTGGGATGCTTTTGACCTGGTAACCTGCGGAAAATCTATAGCAGAGATGCTGATGAACTGATGTAGAGGTATTGCACCACGCACGACAATGAACCTACATGGATACATCTCTGTTCCCCATTTTACCCCCAGACCCAAACCAATTTCATAAACCCTATAACATATCCATTGCCTAGATATGTGGCTATTTTCCTTTTGCGAAATCCGACAAGGTTATTGTGCTACAGAATCAATATTTTTATTGACTACTTAAGTGTTTTTCCTGCTAAATAAAAAAGTCAGAAAACTTTAGAAGTGTACAAGTTTATTTACATTACCTCGATCCTTTGTGAAGATTCTTGCATGGTTGTCGACAACATCTCGTCCTCATCGATGTCATTTCTTCCACTTCGCCGCCACTACTAGGtcgaagtcatgactcttgagaGGGGCTGTGGTTCAAAGCTCCCAATCAAAATTGCACAAAGGAGGCATTATCCAAATTGTACAAAAGAAAAGAGTGACACTTACTTTGAAGTATAATGGCATTAGTGTTGACAAAAGAAGTAGATACGATAAGGGTGTGTTTGGAACCCTTGTTGGTTGCTCGCCTCGTCTCACCTATTTGCACGGCAAGCTTGCCCGTCTAGGCAAGAAAATCCTTGCCAACATAGGCGAGCCAAATCGGCTCTCCTACGCGAGCAAGGTTCAATTGTGTGCTCCCGTGGGTAGCTGAGTCGTCGCCAAATCAGCCCCCATTGCCACCAGATCGAGGTTCCCTAGTGTCAAACCAATCTTTGGTGCCGCTAGATTGAGGTTTCTTAGCATAGAATCGATCTCAACAACTGCAAATCAAGATTCCCTGGTGAAGAATCGGCCTTTTACCGCTGCCGAATAATGGTTTCTCATTGCTGAATCGGTCTTAGCCACAACCGGATCAAGGTTCCTCGACACTGGATCACCCTTAGATGTTGTCAAATTGAGGTTCCCCGTGCCGAATTTGCCTCAGTCACTAATTGATCGAGGTTCCTTGACGCCAAAATGTCCTCAGATGCCGCTAGATCGAGCCCCCCTCGAATCGGATTTACCCGCCGCCAGATCGAGGTTCCTTGGCACCAAATCGTCCTCAGATGCTGCTTGATCAAGGTTCCCCAACCTCAGATGCCGTCAGATTGAGGTTCTCCCACACCGATTCAACCTCTACCACCTTTGGTTCAAGGTTGCCTAGCGATGAATCGGCCTCCCCTTGAGCTATGGTGCGAGACGATACGAGATGAACCACGACAAGGTTCCAAACACATCCTAAACAAAGAGTCATCGGAAAATAAAGGAGATTCTATCAATAGAGAAAGCCCCCACAACGGCGGCGAGTGAGATTAAGATGACCATGGAATCCAGAAAGAAAGCAGAAGTGGTGGAGAAAAAACTTACCTTCATGGCATTGATAAGCAAGATGGTGGTAATAGTAGCGGCGATGGCGGCGGGTAGGGATACGGTGGAGGCTAGGGTATGTGATATTTATATACAAGGTGTGAAGAGAATAGTGTGGTTGGATCTAAATCCAATGGTTGAAATTGATGAGCGGAGGAGATTATGGTTTGTCGGCGAGGAGAGTACAGAGCAACGACTATCTAATTCTAGCAATTGAAATGGTAATCTAGAGGTAGTAGCTAGGAAAATGCTTAATGGTTGAAACTTCTACCATATTATGCAAGAATTAATTTACATATTTCTACTTTTATCTATAACACCTTGTCTCAATACACTGAGTTTTTAGCACAAATCACCTAAAGCGTTAAACAAAACTAGAATATTGTTATAATTTTTCATAAATTATTCAGTGTGACGAAGTCATCAAGCATGATTTGTTTAAAATCCATATCAGTTTTTTTTGTCAAACATGAATGTTTccatcctagaaagaaaatcatGATTATTACTCTCTCTTTTATGTATATATCCCTTGTCCTTAAATATAATGGATTTTTAGTTTAGGTCAAACCATGTTAAATTTGAAAATATTAAAAATATCACCACTTGTTCAAAGAGAGCAAGCAAATAGGTCCGTAGCTTATCTTTGTGAGAAAAATGTTTTTTAGCAGATTGTGAGAAAAATGTTGGGTTGAAGTTGAACACGTCTCCCCGCGGGAAGGAAGTGTATGGGCCTATAACTCATCGCATCCAATATGGGCCTGTAAAGTTTCTCTGGGAGCGAATTCCTTTTGTCGGCCCATCCAAAAGAGGCCGTCGTGGAGAAACCAGGTTCGTTGCATTCGCGCAGCAAAAAAGaggaaaaagaaagaagaaagaacagAGGAAAGACGAAAGAGTACAACGCGGCGGCGACACCACCGCCCGCCGCCTCCCGCCGCGATGGCGATGCGTCCGCTCGCCAGGCTCCGCCACCAACTTTCCCCCTCCCTCCTCCGCCTCCATGGCCCGCGGAATGGGTGGCCTCCCGCCTCCGACTCCGCCTTGCTCTGGCGCGGGCTCGCCTCGTCATCACCTTCCGCGGCCGCCACCGCGGCGGGTCGGGAGAAGAGCTCGAGACGGACTCTGGGGTACCTGCTCGGCGTTGCGGTCGCCATGGTCGGCGCCTCGTACGCCGCCGTCCCGCTATATCGTCGCTTCTGCCAGACTACCGGCTACGGCGGCACCACCCAACGACGCGAGGTCTGGACTTGCCCTCATTCTCGATTTGGTTCGATCCAGTTATTCTGTGTGCAGATGTGCGTTGCCCATTGTTCGTATATTAGGATTAGGTGCTCCATTTCATCACTGGCCGGCGCTAATTGCACTTTGCAGTTTGCAACACTCCATCTCTATCACTGGTAGGGTTTAGTAACATAAGCTGATACGGCCTACTATATATTTCTTGTAGAAATAGGCGTATTTCAAGTCTATTTTCACACCTGTGGTCACCAACAATCCACAGGCAACGTGAGTTGTGAGGAACGGGAGAAGTTCTCCTTTACCGAGCTTTACTTTTAGGGTCCGTTCGGTTTTCTCGGAATGCACCAGGAACAATTCCAGCTCCTCAAAATTAGTATAAATTATTGAATCATTCCGGCTAGGAATTATTCTAGGGCCCTATTCCTAATCAACCGAACAAGCCCTTACTGGTAGAAAATTGTTCAGCATTCTTTGTACACATTGCCAGGTCTTTAAACATTACTCCATGTAGGTCCACACATAACGATTATGACCAATCAAGTGACAGCACGTCAACAAAACAAAGCATGTGAATGAGCTGTAGCCTTCCCGCTTCTAGTCCGCCTGTCCTTGACGACCCCCAGGTGTGACACCTATGTTGTATTTAGTTCATGGTTATCATGTACTTATTATGAAGGGAATATGATCTTTATCTGAGTTGTTAGGAGTTGTCTAGTTTTAAAGGTTGTGTTACCCTTGTTGCTGTGTTTGTTAAAAAAAACGTTTATAAAAACAAGGAATGTGAAGTCACATGTTCCACTGCCTAAAGCAAGCAGCCAGCAATGGTAGGGGCAGAAGGGAGCATTGCACTGCAACAGAAACATCTCTGAGCCACAGTAAGCCCAGTGCCCGAACCATAAGATGGAGGTGAGTTCGAGTCTTGTAGGTGAGGAGTCCTGACCGGAGAGGCAGCTCCTGGTGGCAGATGTACTCCTGCTCCTGTTATTGGCTTCATTTAAGCCTTTACTTGCCGCCCTGGACTGCTGGAGTTATCACTGGCTCAGGGCTTTTCATTCCTTACAGCTTAGGCTGAAACTGTTCTGGTCAGACATAGCCATGTACCATATCGAAAATTGTGAAATAGTACGACACATGGAAAATGGAGAATATTTACTATTTTATTAAAGAACATGGTAGCGAAAATGGAGAATATTTACTATTTTAAAGAACATGGTAGCAAATCAAGCCAATGGAAATATGCCAAACCAAAAAAATGGTGAAGGTGGGACTGGCAAGTTTTCATTTTCCCCACAGAGAAATGGAATGTCCCATCTTATATTGCACTCCATGCACACTGGTGTTTGTACACTAACGTAACTCAGGAATGTGCTCCTTAATTTTTCTTAAAAGACATTATTGTTCTGGTTCATTTCCTGGGTGAATgctgacatagatgatgcatatattTAGACATCACTGAGACATAATTATTGTGAATTTGTTTGTGGAATTGATTGGAATTCATATGCCTGTGCTATTTATTTGCTGCCTGATTCTTGGTATGCCAATTTCTTGACCATTGAGTAAACTTAGGTATGTCTATATCTAACTCTAACTTCATGCAATTGTTCAGAAATGTGGCTTATACTTAAGCAACTAGGAGTTTCCTTAGAAATAATTAACCCATTGAAAGTTTGGTACGATGTTATATCCAGTGTGAGCGTTTGGATTCATGAGCTTGAGTGTTTTTGTACTCTATGCAGAGTGTGGAGGAGAAGATCTCGCGGCATGCTCGAGACGGAACTACAACATCGCGGTGAGCCTGGCTGAACATGGGAATACCCAGTTTTTGCATTTTAGTTATTTCATGTTCCTGCATTAACACTGTATTACTGAACCAATTATTCAACGAAATAGTTTCGTCTGAATACTTTGTTTTGCCCTGGGATGCTGAATGCTCCATTAAAGACCTTAGTTTCTTGGGAACACTATTTTGATTGAAAGATAAAAAAAAGGCCTTACTTTTGTGGAAACGCTAAAAACAATCGTGTGTTTTCAGCTAGATGCCAGTTGCTAAATTAGAATCTTACTTTACGTCTCAAACATGGCACTGTGACTTTCTTTCCTTGATGTCTGTTTAACAGTGTTTATGGTCACATGTACTTCGATTTCAATAGTTAATCTTATATGACAACACAGGACTTACAAGATCCAGTGAAAAGATATGTAGGACATGCAATGGTAAAGGCTAAGTTGGTACATTCTTGATGACCATTTTATTCCTACGATGATAGTGTTCTTTAATCGTATGCTAGCCCTTGTATAACTTGAGCAAACATATGCCTAGTTTCCTTAGGGCATCCGGAGTGTTGGGAATAAGGAGGTCCTAAGGAAGTTAGGGTCGACCTAATACATAACAAGGTTGACTCTAAGGAGGTTCTAAGTAGAGAATTTTTAAAGCCAGACCTCAAGCCAAGGCCACAACCTCAAGGATTAAATTATTGAGTTTGCCTATGTTGCAGTTGCCATCGCGTGTTCGGGGATGGCATTGGCGCCTCCCCCCACCACGGTCACCGGTGCTTTTGGTGGCCCTCGCGGTGGTGGTGGTCGCTGGTCGGATCGGGAGAGAGTGGTGGAGGGGATGGAGCTAGCGTTGCTGGGATGGGGGCAGGAGGCGACATCTGGGCTGTGGCGCGTGGCGTGCTGTGGAGGGGGGCAAAGCAGGGCTTCTGGGATGGGGTGGTACTGGAGGGGCGGAGGTGGTAGATGCAGGTCGGAGTGTAGGCGGCGCTGGAGGATGCGGAGGAGACAGATGTCGGTGGAGGTGGCACCAGATTGGGGACGAGCGGAAGTCAGCCGCTCAGGAAACTTGCATTGTGATTTTTTATTTGATATATGGTGGGGTTCACCTAAAAACTGATCTGGGCCTTAAATGTAACGGAGATGGCCTTTGAAATACGATGCCCTTATGATTTAATGAAGTAAATCGACCTTTTTCCCCGCTGCTTATTTTACATGCTTAGAGCTTATGCACTGATGATATCTGTATTTCTGCTGTTGTGCTTTTTTAGAGTTTATTGTTGTTCTTGCCCTTTGTTTTTTCATTCGTTTTAGAATTAAGGCATTCATTTTGCTTGCAGAGAAATAATTGTTCAATTTAATGCTGATGTTGCTGATGGAATGCCGTGGAAGTTCATCCCTACACAGAGAGAGGTGATATTTGGGATTCAAGTCCAGATATTGAGCAGTTTCTGTTGTATGTATACTTATTCTGGTCCTATTTCATTTATTTTAGGTCAGAGTTAAACCTGGTGAAAGTGCTCTGGCTTTTTATACTGCTGAGAATCGCAGTTCAGCTCCAATTACTGGTGTATCCACATATAATGTTGCTCctatgaaggtttgaaattgcaaTAGGGTTCCGTTCGTTACTATTAACGTAATTCACATATACGGATGTACCTGCTGTTTCTTCTTGGaagctaatgaaattatcatTGATTTAGAAATGTTGTGTGATAGTTTGGTCAATTTGGCACAACACTGTTTACTACTATACTATGGTTTACTCGataaaaaaaaagggcgtacccagtgcagagctcccgctctgtgcggggtctggggtaGGGTgtaagtggcaagccttaccctcgcctgtgcaatgcgaggagaccgcgacttgaatccgggaccttccggtcacaggcggtaagactctaccgcttgcaccaggcccgcccttcactaTGGTTTACTCGATAATGTAGCATTTTCCTTCTGGCAATATTCTATAGTTTATGCTAGGTGTAAGTTACACTCTTCTTCCATGAGTACACCCTTTTTGTGAGAGCATTCTCGTATGGAACAAATTGTAGTCAATTTTAATTGTAGTGGGTGATAAGGATGTCATTGATATATTGTAACCAGATGCATGTAGCAGATTTTTAATATTATTTTCTGGATATTAGTTTCAGTAGACATCCTTCATTCCTTGAAGATTATATAGGCTTATCAGGCTGCTTAAGTCTTGAATATTTGACCAAGTTTGTCAAATTGACTTTATTTGTTCCATTTGCCTGTCAAAACTAATGGATGCTTTACTGTCTGTGAAATTGCATGTCAAACACCAAAGAGAATTTGAGAATACAAAACTTTTGATAGGATGCTGCGAAATTGTCTGTCTATTCATGTTGCTATGGAACAGAGGCACTGAGCTTGAGAATAGTAACCATGTCATTAGCTAATAGAAGTTTTCACTTGTTCGTCTGAGTTTACAGCAGTATTTTACCTTTTATCCTGCAGGCTGCGATTTACTTCAATAA
It encodes:
- the LOC136474428 gene encoding cytochrome c oxidase assembly protein COX11, mitochondrial-like; its protein translation is MAMRPLARLRHQLSPSLLRLHGPRNGWPPASDSALLWRGLASSSPSAAATAAGREKSSRRTLGYLLGVAVAMVGASYAAVPLYRRFCQTTGYGGTTQRRESVEEKISRHARDGTTTSREIIVQFNADVADGMPWKFIPTQREVRVKPGESALAFYTAENRSSAPITGVSTYNVAPMKAAIYFNKIQCFCFEEQTLLPGEHIDMPVFFYIDPEFETDPKMDGVSNIVLSYTFFKVNDS